A region of Moorena producens PAL-8-15-08-1 DNA encodes the following proteins:
- the psbV2 gene encoding photosystem II cytochrome PsbV2 gives MLRRLLDFFEKSGTGNRGQGTVDNNSREQYQKTSLGRGLFVSIRYLLLVVLVFFLETCTVSSPAQVPVNQYVRRYLDVAEPVAIALDGKGETKLFDGEDLSVGKELFSENCQRCHVGGANLIDPTVSLSLERLAKATPPRDNLNALIAFMRQPMTYDGTEESFSCREVEESWIPQEEIEKIAAFVIRAAQKGPGWGSEDLF, from the coding sequence ATGCTCCGTAGATTATTAGACTTCTTTGAGAAGTCGGGAACAGGGAACAGGGGACAGGGAACAGTGGACAACAATTCACGGGAACAGTATCAAAAAACTAGTTTGGGAAGAGGTCTATTCGTATCAATCCGTTATTTGCTGCTAGTTGTTCTGGTGTTCTTCCTAGAGACATGCACGGTTAGTTCACCAGCCCAGGTTCCGGTTAACCAATATGTCAGGCGCTACCTAGATGTGGCAGAACCTGTAGCGATCGCTTTAGATGGCAAGGGAGAGACTAAGCTGTTTGACGGCGAAGACTTGTCTGTTGGTAAAGAATTATTTTCCGAAAATTGCCAGAGGTGTCATGTGGGAGGAGCTAATCTCATTGATCCCACTGTGTCTCTATCTCTGGAGAGGCTAGCTAAGGCAACACCACCTCGGGATAATCTCAATGCTTTAATTGCTTTTATGAGGCAACCGATGACCTATGATGGTACCGAGGAAAGCTTCTCGTGCCGCGAAGTCGAAGAGAGTTGGATACCACAGGAGGAAATCGAGAAAATAGCGGCATTTGTGATCAGAGCCGCACAGAAAGGACCAGGATGGGGCAGTGAGGATTTATTTTAA
- a CDS encoding ABC transporter substrate-binding protein, with amino-acid sequence MKKILSKWVILPLIILCIIACQSSNLDGVTTVTLGGWQSSPTEKQLLEQVLKEFEAKHPKVKVKLEVITGQYMDVIKTRLIGDAAPDIFYLDAYEAPLLMSHDVLEPLDDYIKRTDNFDLADFEPSLFKAFQYNGIIYGLPKDFSTLALFYNKQLFKQANLTQPPQTWQELRDSSQKLTIDNNRDGRNERYGLGINQELARLYFLIKAFGGKLVDKNGYATFATPETFKSLQTVIDLYRNYQSAALPSDIGASSGSEMFGQGKTAMVIEGSWAIPYLKDTFPKIKFATAEVPSLGSKKGTMAYTVAYVMNKQAQHKEAAWQLISYLTGKEGMKAWGKAGLVLPSRVSVLSELGYKNNPLYAPFIKGAAYATIWQAGETLPTIQTHFDNQFLSTLLGEQSLESAMKKAQEAANEEIRSGDY; translated from the coding sequence ATGAAGAAAATCCTGTCAAAATGGGTAATCTTACCGCTGATAATTCTCTGCATTATAGCCTGTCAAAGCAGTAACCTAGATGGAGTAACCACCGTCACTCTCGGTGGTTGGCAAAGCAGCCCTACTGAAAAACAATTACTAGAGCAAGTACTAAAAGAATTTGAAGCTAAACATCCCAAAGTAAAGGTTAAGCTTGAAGTCATCACTGGTCAATACATGGATGTGATCAAAACCCGATTAATTGGTGATGCCGCTCCAGATATCTTTTATTTAGATGCCTATGAAGCCCCATTACTAATGAGTCATGATGTTTTGGAGCCTTTGGATGACTACATTAAGCGCACTGATAATTTTGATCTAGCTGACTTTGAACCCTCTCTGTTTAAAGCATTCCAATATAATGGCATAATCTACGGATTGCCTAAAGATTTTTCCACCCTTGCCCTTTTTTACAATAAGCAATTATTCAAACAAGCTAATTTAACTCAACCACCCCAAACTTGGCAAGAATTACGGGATTCTTCCCAAAAACTAACCATTGACAATAATCGCGATGGTAGGAATGAGCGCTATGGTTTAGGAATTAATCAGGAACTGGCTCGTCTCTATTTTTTAATTAAAGCCTTTGGCGGTAAGTTAGTTGACAAAAACGGCTACGCTACCTTTGCCACTCCTGAAACTTTTAAAAGTCTTCAAACTGTCATTGACCTATACCGAAACTACCAGTCTGCTGCCTTACCCTCAGACATTGGCGCTAGTTCTGGTAGCGAAATGTTTGGTCAGGGTAAAACCGCAATGGTAATTGAAGGTAGCTGGGCTATTCCTTATCTCAAAGACACATTTCCTAAAATTAAATTCGCCACCGCTGAAGTTCCCTCCTTAGGTAGTAAAAAAGGAACCATGGCTTATACCGTTGCTTATGTTATGAATAAACAAGCTCAACATAAAGAAGCAGCTTGGCAACTCATTTCCTATCTTACCGGCAAAGAAGGAATGAAAGCTTGGGGAAAAGCGGGACTAGTACTACCTTCTCGGGTATCTGTGTTATCGGAACTAGGCTATAAAAACAATCCCCTCTATGCTCCTTTTATTAAAGGAGCCGCCTATGCAACCATTTGGCAGGCTGGGGAAACCTTGCCAACCATTCAAACCCATTTCGATAATCAATTTCTGAGTACCTTACTGGGTGAGCAATCCTTAGAAAGTGCTATGAAGAAAGCCCAAGAAGCAGCTAATGAAGAGATTCGATCAGGTGATTATTAA